In one window of Nicotiana tabacum cultivar K326 chromosome 12, ASM71507v2, whole genome shotgun sequence DNA:
- the LOC107808340 gene encoding B3 domain-containing protein At5g42700-like: protein MVMSKVKYEELRQQRLEENKKRMEELNLPLLTQALKISSSPKPSPMKKVKPRIIRTELVSVRRSPRVANKPAPEFKEVIYYERVMIPRRMSTPRKRDSSNMVYATDEERAASIEKAEKLEASLGPDYPILVRSMLPSHVSGGFWLGLPSNFCRKNLPRRDDTITLIDETGEEWPTVYLAQKNGLSGGWKKFAVDHDLADGDAIVFHLIRPTKFKAYIIRVNNVSESESTETSTN from the exons atggtgatgtcGAAGGTCAAATATGAGGAATTACGCCAACAGCGAttggaagaaaacaagaaaagaatgGAGGAACTCAATCTCCCTCTGCTTACTCAAGCTCTCAAAATTTCCTCTTCCCCCAAACCTTCTCCT ATGAAGAAGGTGAAACCTAGGATTATCAGAACAGAGCTTGTTTCAGTTCGAAGATCACCTCGTGTTGCTAACAAACCTGCTCCTGAATTCAAAGAA GTGATTTATTATGAAAGGGTGATGATACCTAGAAG GATGTCCACCCCAAGGAAGAGGGATTCGTCGAATATGGTATATGCTACGGACGAAGAAAGGGCTGCTTCCATAGAGAAAGCAGAGAAACTTGAAGCAAGTCTTGGACCTGACTATCCAATCTTAGTCAGATCAATGCTTCCCTCCCATGTTTCTGGAGGTTTTTGGCTG GGTCTACCATCTAATTTCTGCAGGAAGAATCTTCCAAGAAGAGATGACACTATCACCTTAATAGATGAAACAGGAGAAGAGTGGCCAACAGTATACTTGGCCCAAAAAAATGGACTGAGTGGTGGATGGAAGAAGTTTGCTGTGGATCATGACTTGGCTGATGGAGATGCAATTGTCTTCCATTTGATACGCCCTACAAAATTTAAG
- the LOC107808339 gene encoding uncharacterized protein LOC107808339 → MWGFGGRYYWGRKERGKVEGIVVVFAWMSSQDRHLKNYVDLYSSLGWNSLICHSQFLNMFFPDKAAALATNIVNELVEELKVRPCPVVFASFSGGPKACMYKVLQIIEGKCEEHVNLGEFRLVRDCLSGYIFDSSPVDFTSDLGTRFIIHPTVLGMSRPPPLASWIANGIASSLDALFLRRFESHRAEFWQTLYASVSTGAPYLILCSEDDDLAPCQTICNFAQRLKDLGSDVKLLKWSSSPHVGHYRYHQLEYKAAVTEVLGKAAMIYSQRIRQLEGEKMGLEGSHDEISEPLGNLRQAAATANQSFQRIALELNDHLFVPSSVEYHEGSNVGSVQHEQKERYIPLSSPPRINAHGVLGQILFDVCVPKVVEDWDVRSSPTFRKASFPSSRRHSPFNPMKCIRRSRL, encoded by the exons ATGTGGGGATTTGGGGGAAGGTATTATTGGGGGAGAAAAGAGAGAGGGAAAGTGGAAGGAATAGTTGTGGTTTTCGCATGGATGTCAAGTCAAGATCGACACCTCAAAAACTATGTTGACCTCTACTCTTCTCTTGGATGGAATTCCCTTATTTGTCACTCTCAATTCCTTAACAT gttttttcctgataaagctGCAGCATTGGCAACGAATATTGTGAATGAGCTTGTTGAG GAGCTAAAAGTTAGACCATGCCCTGTTGTCTTTGCATCTTTTTCGGGTGGACCAAAAGCATGCATGTATAAGGTTCTCCAG ATAATAGAGGGCAAATGTGAAGAACATGTCAATCTG gGTGAGTTTCGACTTGTTAGAGACTGTCTTTCGGGCTACATTTTCGATTCTTCTCCAGTTGACTTTACTAGTGATCTGGGTACTAGATTTATAATACATCCAACAGTTCTTGGAATGTCACGTCCTCCTCCCCTAGCCTCATGGATAGCAAATGGAATTGCTTCCAGTCTGGATGCCCTCTTCCTTAGAAGATTTGAATCACACCGCGCAGAGTTTTGGCAGACTCTATATGCTTCTGTT AGCACGGGAGCTCCGTATCTCATTTTGTGCTCAGAAGATGATGATCTTGCTCCCTGTCAAACTATTTGCAATTTTGCTCAGCGACTTAAAGATCTGGGTTCTGATGTCAAACTACTAAAATGGAGTAGTTCCCCTCACGTAG GTCACTATAGGTACCACCAACTTGAATACAAGGCTGCAGTGACTGAGGTTCTTGGAAAAGCTGCTATGATCTATTCTCAACGAATTCGTCAACTTGAAGGGGAGAAGATGGGGTTGGAAGGATCACATGATGAAATCTCCGAGCCTCTAGGCAATCTTAGACAAGCCGCTGCTACTGCAAATCAAAGCTTCCAAAGAATTGCTCTCGAGTTGAATGACCACTTGTTTGTACCGAGCTCTGTAGAGTATCACGAGGGAAGTAATGTTGGGTCAGTCCAGCACGAACAGAAAGAACGATACATTCCCCTATCAAGCCCACCAAGAATTAATGCTCATGGTGTTCTTGGTCAAATTTTATTTGATGTGTGTGTCCCAAAGGTTGTTGAGGACTGGGACGTAAGGTCATCGCCAACTTTCAGGAAAGCATCATTTCCATCGTCACGAAGGCATTCACCTTTTAATCCTATGAAATGCATTCGTCGCTCAAGATTGTAG
- the LOC107808334 gene encoding pentatricopeptide repeat-containing protein At1g73400, mitochondrial-like produces the protein MSQLQVVSFICKTLTRKLHSQNHKLHQNLRPNTLVSKHIHGHASKHELQHLFATRVSFILNKSSRFGVPSFISGSFQRFYCAENSALEKKTEKCSDDSIDDKVYKVVMDHSKPEHKMERALDKLEIELTTPLVVGVLQKLHYEEKLAFRFFTWAGHRENYSHEPQAYNEMIDILSSTKYKVKQFRIVCDLLDYMKRNDKRLVPIEVLLTILRQYTEKHLTHLHKFAKKKKIRVKTQPEVYAFSLLLDALCKCCLVEDAEAMFKRVKSKVKPTADTYNILFFGWCRVRNPDRAMSILEHMIDIGHTPDNFTYNTAIDTFCSAGMVMKAAELLEFMRTKGSTMSSPTAKTYTIMILALAQNDMMTECFKVLGDMINSGCVPDVSTYKELIEGMCLGGKTEAAYKLLEEMGNKGYPADIVTYNCFLKVLCDNKERDEARRLYQKMIEVRCVPSVQTYNMLIVMFFKMGDVDGAFETWHEMSKRGCARVTETYCVMIEGLFDCNATEEACFLLEEVVSRGMKLPYRKFDSFLMRLSAVGDLRAIHKLSEHMRTFYNPAMARRFAVNQKRKSMSLRGK, from the coding sequence ATGTCTCAGCTCCAAGTTGTCTCATTTATCTGTAAAACTTTGACAAGAAAATTGCATTCCCAAAATCACAAGCTTCATCAAAATCTAAGGCCAAATACATTAGTATCTAAACATATTCATGGGCATGCCAGCAAACACGAATTACAACATCTTTTTGCTACAAGGGTATCATTTATCTTGAATAAAAGTTCAAGATTTGGGGTACCATCATTCATCAGTGGGTCCTTTCAGCGGTTTTATTGTGCAGAAAATTCTGCATTGgagaaaaaaacagaaaaatgTAGCGACGATTCCATTGATGATAAGGTTTACAAGGTTGTGATGGATCACTCTAAGCCAGAGCATAAGATGGAGAGAGCTCTTGATAAGCTTGAAATAGAGTTAACGACGCCATTGGTGGTGGGGGTCTTGCAAAAGCTTCACTATGAAGAGAAGTTAGCGTTTAGGTTCTTTACGTGGGCAGGACATCGAGAAAATTATAGTCACGAGCCCCAGGCATATAATGAGATGATTGATATATTGTCTAGTACGAAATACAAGGTGAAGCAGTTTCGTATTGTTTGTGATCTTCTAGACTACATGAAGAGGAATGATAAGCGTTTGGTTCCTATAGAAGTCTTGTTGACAATTCTTAGACAGTATACTGAAAAGCATTTGACACATCTTCATAAGTttgcaaagaagaagaagataagagTGAAGACACAACCCGAAGTTTATGCCTTTAGTTTGTTGTTGGATGCTTTGTGTAAGTGCTGCCTTGTGGAGGATGCCGAGGCTATGTTTAAGCGGGTCAAGAGTAAGGTTAAGCCAACTGCTGATACTTATAACATTCTTTTCTTCGGTTGGTGTCGTGTTAGAAACCCAGATAGAGCTATGAGCATTCTTGAACATATGATCGACATAGGGCATACGCCGGATAACTTCACCTATAATACTGCCATTGACACGTTTTGCTCTGCTGGGATGGTGATGAAGGCTGCTGAACTTCTCGAGTTCATGAGAACTAAAGGTTCAACCATGTCTTCTCCCACTGCAAAAACTTATACTATTATGATCTTGGCTCTTGCTCAAAATGATATGATGACGGAATGTTTTAAAGTTCTCGGGGATATGATAAACAGTGGATGTGTTCCTGATGTTTCAACTTACAAGGAACTGATTGAAGGTATGTGTTTGGGTGGAAAGACTGAGGCAGCTTATAAGCTTTTGGAAGAGATGGGAAACAAGGGCTACCCCGCTGATATAGTTACATACAACTGTTTTCTTAAGGTCCTTTGTGACaataaagagagagatgaagCACGTAGGCTTTATCAGAAGATGATCGAAGTGCGCTGTGTTCCCAGTGTGCAGACTTATAATATGCTAATTGTTATGTTCTTTAAAATGGGCGATGTAGATGGAGCCTTTGAGACCTGGCATGAGATGAGTAAGAGAGGTTGTGCGCGTGTTACAGAAACATACTGTGTGATGATTGAAGGGCTTTTTGATTGCAATGCTACTGAAGAAGCATGCTTTCTTTTGGAAGAAGTTGTTAGCAGGGGTATGAAACTGCCATACCGAAAATTTGACTCGTTTTTAATGCGGCTTTCAGCAGTTGGTGATCTACGAGCCATTCATAAATTGTCAGAACACATGAGAACATTCTACAACCCTGCTATGGCACGACGTTTTGCCGTCAATCAGAAGCGGAAGAGCATGAGCTTAAGAGGGAAGTGA